A window of the Catharus ustulatus isolate bCatUst1 chromosome 23, bCatUst1.pri.v2, whole genome shotgun sequence genome harbors these coding sequences:
- the CDC27 gene encoding cell division cycle protein 27 homolog isoform X1 translates to MTVLQEPVQAAIWQALNHYAYRDAVFLAERLYAEVHSEEALFLLATCYYRSGKAYKAYRLLKGHSCTTPQCKYLLAKCCVDLSKLAEGEQILSGGVLNKQKSHDDIVMEFGDSACFTLSLLGHVYCKTDRLAKGSECYQKSLSLNPFLWSPFESLCEIGEKPDPDQTFKLTSLQNFSSCLPNTCTTVVSNHNISHRQPESVLMETPQDTIELNRINLESSNSKYSSLNSDSSMSYIDSAVISSDSVPLGSGPAILSKQAQNKPKTGRSLLGGPAALSPLTPSFGILPLETPSPGDGSYLQNYTNSSSVIDVPSTGAPSKKTVSRISQAGTKSVFSQSGNSREVTPVLVAQTQSSGPQTSTTPQVLSPTIAAPPNALPRRSSRLFTSDSSTTKENSKKLKMKFPPKIPNRKTKSKTNKGGISQPNLNDSLEITKLDSSIISEGKISTVAPQIQAFTLQKAAAEGLMSLLRDMGKGYLALCSYNCKEAINILSHLPSHHYNTGWVLCQIGRAYFELAEYMQAERIFSEVRRIENYRVEGMEIYSTTLWHLQKDVALSVLSKDLTDMDKNSPEAWCAAGNCFSLQREHDIAIKFFQRAIQVDPNYAYAYTLLGHEFVLTEELDKALACFRNAIRVNPRHYNAWYGLGMIYYKQEKFSLAEMHFQKALDINPQSSVLLCHIGVVQHALKKSEKALDTLNKAINIDPKNPLCKFHRASVLFANEKYKSALQELEELKQIVPKESLVYFLIGKVYKKLGQTHLALMNFSWAMDLDPKGANNQIKEAIDKRYLPDDEEPITREEQLSECYPYESVGTDESQESSMTDADDTQLHAVESDEF, encoded by the exons gcttgCAGAAGGAGAGCAGATCTTGTCTGGTGGAGTGTTGAATAAACAGAAAAGCCATGATGACATTGTTATGGAGTTTGGTGACTCTGCATGCTTTACACTCTCCTTACTGGGACATGTCTACTG CAAGACAGACCGGCTTGCCAAAGGATCAGAATGTTACCAAAAGAGCCTTAGTTTAAATCCTTTCCTCTGGTCCCCTTTTGAATCACTATGTGAAATAG GTGAAAAGCCAGACCCTGACCAAACATTTAAATTAACATCCTTACAGAACTTCAGCAGCTGTCTGCCCAACACTTGCACAACAGTGGTGTCTAATCACAACATATCCCACAGACAGCCTGAGAGTGTCCTCATGGagacaccccaggacaccatT GAGTTGAACAGAATCAACCTAGAATCCTCCAATTCCAAGTATTCCTCCCTGAATTCGGACTCTTCCATGTCTTACATTGACTCGGCTGTGATTTCCTCAgattctgtccctctgggcTCAGGACCTGCCATATTGTCCAAACAGGCTcagaacaaaccaaaaaccGGCCGGAGTTTGCTGGGGGGACCTGCAGCTTTGAGCCCACTGACCCCAAG CTTTGGAATTTTGCCACTAGAAACCCCGAGCCCTGGGGATGGCTCCTATTTACAGAACTACACCAACTCCTCCTCTGTCATCGATGTGCCATCCACTGGAGCGCCCTCCAAGAAG ACTGTCAGCAGGATCAGCCAGGCTGGAACAAAATCTGTCTTCTCCCAGAGTGGGAACAGCCGGGAGGTCACTCCAGTTCTTGttgcacagacacagagctctGGTCCACAGACAAG TACAACACCTCAGGTATTGAGCCCAACCATTGCTGCTCCCCCCAACGCGCTGCCTCGACGAAGCTCTCGCCTGTTTACCAGTGACAGTTCGACAACCAAG gaaaatagcaaaaaattaaaaatgaagtttccGCCTAAGattccaaacagaaaaacaaaaagtaaaacaaataagGGAGGAATAAGTCAACCAAACTTAAATGACAGTTTGGAAATCACCAAACTGGACTCTTCCATCATTTCAGAAGGGAAAATTTCCACTGTTGCACCACAAATCCAAGCTTTCACtctgcagaaggcagcagcag AAGGTTTGATGAGCCTTCTCCGGGACATGGGGAAAGGTTACTTGGCCTTGTGCTCGTACAACTGTAAAGAAGCCATCAATATCTTGAGCCATTTGCCATCCCACCACTACAACAcaggctgggtgctgtgccaAATTGGGAGAGCTTACTTTGAGCTGGCAGAGTACATGCAG gctgagagaatattttcagaagtgaGGAGGATTGAAAACTACAGAGTAGAAGGCATGGAAATCTATTCAACCACACTCTGGCATCTGCAGAAAGATGTTGCCCTTTCAGTTCTTTCTAAGGATTTGACAGACATGGATAAAAACTCACCAGAG GCCTGGTGTGCTGCAGGAAACTGCTTCAGCTTGCAGAGGGAGCACGACATCGCCATCAAGTTCTTCCAGAGGGCCATCCAGGTGGATCCAAACTATGCCTATGCCTACACCCTGCTGGGCCACGAGTTTGTGCTGACAGAGGAGCTGGACAAAGCCTTGGCCTGTTTCAGGAACGCCATCAGAGTCAACCCCCGGCACTACAATGCCTG gTACGGGTTGGGAATGATTTATTACAAGCAGGAGAAATTCAGTCTGgcagaaatgcatttccagAAAGCACTTGATATCAACCCTCAGAGCTCAGTCCTGCTGTGTCACATTGGAGTG GTCCAACATGCACTGAAAAAATCTGAGAAGGCTTTGGACACTTTGAACAAAGCCATCAACATCGACCCCAAGAACCCACTATGCAAATTCCACAGAGCCTCGGTGTTATTTGCAAATGAGAAGTACAAG TCGGCTTTACAAGAACTTGAAGAACTGAAACAGATTGTTCCCAAAGAGTCTCTTGTTTACTTTTTAATAGGAAAG GTTTATAAAAAGCTGGGCCAGACACATCTGGCCCTAATGAATTTCTCGTGGGCAATGGACCTGGATCCCAAAGGAGCCAACAACCAGATCAAGGAGGCCATTGACAAACGTTACCTGCCCGACGACGAGGAGCCCATCACCCGCgaggagcagctcagtgaaTGTTACCCCTACGAGTCAG tgggCACGGACGagtcccaggagagcagcatgACGGACGCGGACGACACGCAGCTCCACGCCGTGGAAAGTGATGAATTCTAA
- the CDC27 gene encoding cell division cycle protein 27 homolog isoform X2, whose product MTVLQEPVQAAIWQALNHYAYRDAVFLAERLYAEVHSEEALFLLATCYYRSGKAYKAYRLLKGHSCTTPQCKYLLAKCCVDLSKLAEGEQILSGGVLNKQKSHDDIVMEFGDSACFTLSLLGHVYCKTDRLAKGSECYQKSLSLNPFLWSPFESLCEIGEKPDPDQTFKLTSLQNFSSCLPNTCTTVVSNHNISHRQPESVLMETPQDTIELNRINLESSNSKYSSLNSDSSMSYIDSAVISSDSVPLGSGPAILSKQAQNKPKTGRSLLGGPAALSPLTPSFGILPLETPSPGDGSYLQNYTNSSSVIDVPSTGAPSKKTVSRISQAGTKSVFSQSGNSREVTPVLVAQTQSSGPQTSTTPQVLSPTIAAPPNALPRRSSRLFTSDSSTTKENSKKLKMKFPPKIPNRKTKSKTNKGGISQPNLNDSLEITKLDSSIISEGKISTVAPQIQAFTLQKAAAGLMSLLRDMGKGYLALCSYNCKEAINILSHLPSHHYNTGWVLCQIGRAYFELAEYMQAERIFSEVRRIENYRVEGMEIYSTTLWHLQKDVALSVLSKDLTDMDKNSPEAWCAAGNCFSLQREHDIAIKFFQRAIQVDPNYAYAYTLLGHEFVLTEELDKALACFRNAIRVNPRHYNAWYGLGMIYYKQEKFSLAEMHFQKALDINPQSSVLLCHIGVVQHALKKSEKALDTLNKAINIDPKNPLCKFHRASVLFANEKYKSALQELEELKQIVPKESLVYFLIGKVYKKLGQTHLALMNFSWAMDLDPKGANNQIKEAIDKRYLPDDEEPITREEQLSECYPYESVGTDESQESSMTDADDTQLHAVESDEF is encoded by the exons gcttgCAGAAGGAGAGCAGATCTTGTCTGGTGGAGTGTTGAATAAACAGAAAAGCCATGATGACATTGTTATGGAGTTTGGTGACTCTGCATGCTTTACACTCTCCTTACTGGGACATGTCTACTG CAAGACAGACCGGCTTGCCAAAGGATCAGAATGTTACCAAAAGAGCCTTAGTTTAAATCCTTTCCTCTGGTCCCCTTTTGAATCACTATGTGAAATAG GTGAAAAGCCAGACCCTGACCAAACATTTAAATTAACATCCTTACAGAACTTCAGCAGCTGTCTGCCCAACACTTGCACAACAGTGGTGTCTAATCACAACATATCCCACAGACAGCCTGAGAGTGTCCTCATGGagacaccccaggacaccatT GAGTTGAACAGAATCAACCTAGAATCCTCCAATTCCAAGTATTCCTCCCTGAATTCGGACTCTTCCATGTCTTACATTGACTCGGCTGTGATTTCCTCAgattctgtccctctgggcTCAGGACCTGCCATATTGTCCAAACAGGCTcagaacaaaccaaaaaccGGCCGGAGTTTGCTGGGGGGACCTGCAGCTTTGAGCCCACTGACCCCAAG CTTTGGAATTTTGCCACTAGAAACCCCGAGCCCTGGGGATGGCTCCTATTTACAGAACTACACCAACTCCTCCTCTGTCATCGATGTGCCATCCACTGGAGCGCCCTCCAAGAAG ACTGTCAGCAGGATCAGCCAGGCTGGAACAAAATCTGTCTTCTCCCAGAGTGGGAACAGCCGGGAGGTCACTCCAGTTCTTGttgcacagacacagagctctGGTCCACAGACAAG TACAACACCTCAGGTATTGAGCCCAACCATTGCTGCTCCCCCCAACGCGCTGCCTCGACGAAGCTCTCGCCTGTTTACCAGTGACAGTTCGACAACCAAG gaaaatagcaaaaaattaaaaatgaagtttccGCCTAAGattccaaacagaaaaacaaaaagtaaaacaaataagGGAGGAATAAGTCAACCAAACTTAAATGACAGTTTGGAAATCACCAAACTGGACTCTTCCATCATTTCAGAAGGGAAAATTTCCACTGTTGCACCACAAATCCAAGCTTTCACtctgcagaaggcagcagcag GTTTGATGAGCCTTCTCCGGGACATGGGGAAAGGTTACTTGGCCTTGTGCTCGTACAACTGTAAAGAAGCCATCAATATCTTGAGCCATTTGCCATCCCACCACTACAACAcaggctgggtgctgtgccaAATTGGGAGAGCTTACTTTGAGCTGGCAGAGTACATGCAG gctgagagaatattttcagaagtgaGGAGGATTGAAAACTACAGAGTAGAAGGCATGGAAATCTATTCAACCACACTCTGGCATCTGCAGAAAGATGTTGCCCTTTCAGTTCTTTCTAAGGATTTGACAGACATGGATAAAAACTCACCAGAG GCCTGGTGTGCTGCAGGAAACTGCTTCAGCTTGCAGAGGGAGCACGACATCGCCATCAAGTTCTTCCAGAGGGCCATCCAGGTGGATCCAAACTATGCCTATGCCTACACCCTGCTGGGCCACGAGTTTGTGCTGACAGAGGAGCTGGACAAAGCCTTGGCCTGTTTCAGGAACGCCATCAGAGTCAACCCCCGGCACTACAATGCCTG gTACGGGTTGGGAATGATTTATTACAAGCAGGAGAAATTCAGTCTGgcagaaatgcatttccagAAAGCACTTGATATCAACCCTCAGAGCTCAGTCCTGCTGTGTCACATTGGAGTG GTCCAACATGCACTGAAAAAATCTGAGAAGGCTTTGGACACTTTGAACAAAGCCATCAACATCGACCCCAAGAACCCACTATGCAAATTCCACAGAGCCTCGGTGTTATTTGCAAATGAGAAGTACAAG TCGGCTTTACAAGAACTTGAAGAACTGAAACAGATTGTTCCCAAAGAGTCTCTTGTTTACTTTTTAATAGGAAAG GTTTATAAAAAGCTGGGCCAGACACATCTGGCCCTAATGAATTTCTCGTGGGCAATGGACCTGGATCCCAAAGGAGCCAACAACCAGATCAAGGAGGCCATTGACAAACGTTACCTGCCCGACGACGAGGAGCCCATCACCCGCgaggagcagctcagtgaaTGTTACCCCTACGAGTCAG tgggCACGGACGagtcccaggagagcagcatgACGGACGCGGACGACACGCAGCTCCACGCCGTGGAAAGTGATGAATTCTAA